In Sciurus carolinensis chromosome 4, mSciCar1.2, whole genome shotgun sequence, the sequence TGGATCATGTCAGTGAGATGTGGGCAGAACCAGGCATTCTTGCACACACAAAAATAGGAGAGAGCATAGGACAGGAAGTCAAGACATTGCAAGGGAACTGGCTAGGCATTCAGGCATTCACCTTGGTCTGGTACagggcctcagcctcagccttGCTCCTCTGGGCAATGTCCTCATACTGGGCCTTGACCTCAGCAATGATGCTGTCCAGGTCCAGGCTGCGGTTGTTGTCCATGGACAGGATGACATTGGTTTCACTGATGTGAGTCTGCATCTGAGACAACTCCTGCAGGACATAAGCGTAAGCGTTCAGTGACTCTTATAGTACTAAAACAAAAACCTCTTATTCAGAGGGCGGCTCGGGAGATGGAAGATGCACTTCTATTCCTTTGGAGACTGGTGGGTTCTGGCTTAAaagatctctctctctgattAAATAGCCTTGGTTGAAAACAGAGGACTTACTGCTTGGTAGAGTGTTGTGAGGAAATCGATTTCCTGTTGCAGGTTATCAACTTTGGCCTGAAGATCCACCTTATTCATATAAGCACCATCTACATCCTAGAGGAACAAAGGACATCATGAAGCCATGTTCTTTCCAGGATGGATCCCTCTGTCCAGCCATAAGGGGGTTTTCTAAGCAGGAGTGAAGCTTGGGGTCTAACCCATACCTCTTTACCCCAGAAAGGTCACAGTTTCTGGATTGCTCCACCTCTTGGCATCACTCTCAAGAGAGATTGCCTGACTTGTGAAGAACTCACCTCCCCAGTACCACATGAGGTGCTGAGGAATATGGAGGAATTAAGTACCCAGATTAATACAGGTCCATATTATGTGAAAAAACAAGTGTCCTCCAGATATTCAGCAGACCCACTACCTGGTTCTCTACATCATGGCTTCTCACTATTTATGAGTGGAGAcccttttctaatatttatttcagaGATGTGTTCCATCCCACAGGAATTGCTTACCTTCTTGATGGTCACAAATTCATTCTCTGCATTTGTCCTCTTGTTGATCTCATCCTCATACCTACAAGGATTAGGAGATTCAGAAGAAGTGAGGCCTGAAGTCCAGTCTAGACTAAAATTGGCCTTGCCTGTCAATGCCTTACTATTGAAAGTCAGGATATCGTGGCCACCCCTATCTTCTGAGCAATAAAATCACTAAACTATCTCCACCTTCTGAGAAgatgaaaatttctaaaaattcaacACTGATTTGTTTCTAACCTAAGGAAAGACATTAGCTACAGCTGCATCATATTATCAGTTTGTCActttcttatagaaaaaaacCAAGTGCCCAGCCAGTCTTCCTTACTTGTTCCGGTAATCCTCCACCAGATCTTGCATGTTCTTCAGTTCAGAATCCATCCGAGATTGGTCGCCCTTCAGTTGGTCCACTTTCCTTCTGAGATTGGCAATGTAGTTTTCAAAGTAGGGCTCTAAATTGTGGGTTCTTGTGGAGGTGTCCACCTGCTGCAGCAGCTCCCATTTTGTTTGTAGCACCTGGTTCTGCTGCTCCAGGAACCTCACCTAAGAGACAAGACCCGTTACTCCTAGTGCAGAAATGAGGTCCCATGGTCACTGAGCAAGACCAGTGCCTCCTTTGGGAAAGAACTTCAATCCTATTTCCTGGTCAtgaaaaccagagaaataagAAGACGATCAATTTAGCATCATTTTCATAACAAAACCCAACTTATTGTTAACTCAGAGAAGCATTGGAAAAATAGTTATACAATACCAGTAGCAAAGCACATAAAAATTACTGCAATGATTCTTTGGAATAGATACATGATATTTAAAAGATTTGCCTTCCAATTTTTTGAGGTAGATAACCATAAGAATTGGTTTGCATGACCTGGGCACATACCCAGTTCAAAAGTAAGTTGGGAAAATTTCAATTTAGATTTGAAATTTATTGTGGATTCCTTGGATTTACAGTATTGATGGTTAAGGAGAAAAGTGGAGAATGGTttacatgttttttcagaactgATGATGggaaatataagaattttaaaatattccactgATCCAGTACTAATGCAAAATTCTCAGAGGGAGGAGATCTCTTCTGACAGTCAAAAATGTTCTACACTGACTCACTCCATTCTTTCTGCATCGTCACAAGTCACTCTGTCAACACTCAGTCCTCTTTTTTATGGCTAGGAAGACACTTCCATGGTTCTTATTTGTGTCCTAAAAAGTTCTCTAAACCCCATTTCTATTATCTTCATTCAAAATATCCCAATCCAGCTcaagaactaaataaaatacacttaaGGTAAATGTTCAGGAGAAAGATGTCATTGGCATCATTTCCAAGTATACTTCTAACATGTCTCCTAGAATCCCACTCCACAAAATATCCCTTCAGTCATCCAAACACAGAAACATGAGTTTGAGCACACACGTGTCTTGGCTGCTCCAACCTCAGATGACCCAGGAGCAGCTCCCCCAATGCACTGAACAGATGAACTCACCTTGTCAATGAAGGAGGCAAATTGATTATTGAGTGTCTTGATCTGCTCCCTTTCTCGAGACTTGACTTTTTGGATCTCAGGGTCAATCTCCACATTGAGGGGTTGCAGAAGGCTCTGGTTGATGGTAACTTCCTGGATACCACCAGGAGGGCAGACAGGCCCAAAGCCACCCCCATATCCACCACCCCCATATCCACCACCTCCAAAACCACCTCCACTgccaaaaccaccaccaccaataccACCTCCACTTCCAAAACCACCAAAGCCTCCACCTCCAAAGCCACCACCACCGAAACCACCACCACCGAAACCACCACCgccaaaaccaccaccaccaaagctGCCACCACCAAATCCACTACGtccacctccagccacacttaTGGAGATGCTCTTGCTGCCACCAAGGTTAACAAGACTCCGACTGCCAAAGCCACCACCagcacctccaccacctccaccaccacagAATCCTCCTGAAATTCTCCCGCCACCTCCTCCACTGCGGCGGACAGAGCTGCTGGTGGACCTGCGATGGAAGCTGACAATGCCAGCTGAGCCGGAGCTGAAGCCCCTTCCGCTCCGGCACACCGACCTGGAGCTACACTGTCGGCTCATGGTGGCTTAGAGAAGAGTAGGagcaaagaagaaggaaggaaggagctgagCACTCCTCTACCCCAAGCCCAGAGACTTCCCCTTATATATAGGGAGAAAATTGGGCTTGGTCCTCCAGAGTCAGCGGAGATGCAGCGCCTCCGAAGGGTTTGGCTTGCCTGCAGCCATACAAGATTTTTACGAGCCTCAACAATATGATAAACACTACACACCTAGCTCCCAGGATGGGCTCTCAAAATTGCTGTGCAGGCAAGATTGGCTCATGTAGTAATCATTTTATCAGACGAGATCTCTCTTCAAGCATTCGTGACTTTGGGAAAATAGGACCCCCACATCTGCTACTTGGTGTTTCTTAGAAGAATTTCATAACCCTGTCACAAAGGTATGTACGTTTCCATTCTCAGCTTGCTCTTGTAAGCTACCAAGCACACTCTGTCACCATGAGTAGCAGGTGCAATTCCCCATGCTTGGATCTCTGAAGGAGCTCTCTTGTCCATTTCTGAGATCTGCCCTCCCAAACCCCAAAGTTCACCAAGTTGCATCCCCTGACACAGAGTAAGGGTTTTAATAACTAACACAGTAGAAGTTTTTAATGTAAGCTTTTACAAATGCACTGCACTGATTGCTTAAAGGGAGAGATGCTGTCATCAAACAGGATGGGTAGGTAGGAGGTGTGGGAGAACCAGAGGGGAACGATAGACTTTTCTGTTTCccagttgtttcttttcttcaaagaTCGACCAGGTCAGGAGACAGACAACAGAGGCATGACGGAGACACCAGCAACAGAAAACAGGTACCACTGGGTGGTTGCAGATGTCAGTAAAAAAGGAAGCCAGAGTCGTGAAATGAGCAGATATTTGGTCCATTTGGTAAAGCAAAGGGCAGGGAGGCGCGGAACCCCATAGGGTCCCATTCTTTCACTGGACCATCAAAAAGAGTGAATGTAGATTTGGAAGGGAAGACATAATAGGAGTCTAGAAAGCCTGATCTGAGAAGTTTCCATTATTTCTGGAAGCaatgatgaggatgaggatgataACAAGTATCATGTATCAAAAACTGACCATGTGTCAGGCacttttctacatattttatgtgtattaacTCAATTTTCACAATTACTTCAAGGTAATACTATTATTCTATCCATTTTTGAAGTGAGGAACCTGAGGCACAAGGATTGATGAGCCTCCCCACATGTCCACAGATGGTAAGTGGAACAGCTAGGATTTGAATCAAGGATGCTTAGCTATATGTAGTGTGCAAGATCCTAACCCACATGTTAGACAACAGCACAGCAATTGAATTGAAGTTCTGCCTGCTGCGTTAAAGGCAGATAACATGGGAAACTGTCCCACTATCAAGGGCTGTGAGGGCAGAAAGCCTATTTTATCCCTTTGGTTCCCTGGTTCCTGGCACATGCAAACACttgcaaaatatttaattcacTCTGAGAAGGAGAGATTGGAGATGCAGAGTTCAGGGAGACTTAGATTTTGTCCAGGTGCAAGAGGACCCAGCATGCATTGCAAGAGGCCAGGAAACCCTTGGGTCCTTCCTGGAGAGTGGCACTTGATCAATGTTGGTGGAGAGCAATGGCATTAAGATCTGGAAAGACCAGAACCCCACACAGATTGCCATTCATAGATTTCCTAGAAGCCAGGCGAGCTCCCCATGGTTGTATATAAGCAATGGAAGACAGAAAGGAGAGTCCCAATCTAACTTCAGCTGGCTGCTAGCAACTGTCAGTGGCAAATCACAGACATGAATGGGAAGACTCCACTGTGGAATCCAAAATCTGCAGGAGAAGGAGAGTCTGGGAAGAACATCAGGCTCCATTGACCTGTGGCTGTGAACCAAGATGCTATGTCAGCCTTCTGTACCCCCTTCCCACCTCTGACCCTTGTCCGTCTTCCCTTCCCATGGTGTTTGCCCCACACCCTCCTCCAAAAAGTACCCTCACCTCTCCactgcttcctctctccctcccatctCCATGACACTGTTGTCAGAGACTCTATCCTAGCACTAACATCCTTAGGCGGCTAAACCAACCATCTCTTTAGGGAATGAGTAATCCAGGTCTTGGGAACAATGGGGACTGGGATGGTCTTGGCATAGCAGTCACTGTTGCCTAATCATTTTCTGACAGgcaatcaaaattattttaattcagcaTACTCCCTATGAGACATATCATTCTGCACAATCGATTCCTTCTAGCATTTTGGAGGAGCACGCATGTGTATATGCaggcatgtttgtgtgtgtgctcgCACCAGCCAAAAGCAGATCCTTGCAGTGATCTATGCTTCCAAACTAAGAAActgacacagagagaaagaagtaaTGGTCAAGCAATGGGAAGATAATTTACAGAGCTGCAAACATCTGCTAGGAGCTACCATGAGAAGGCAGAAAAGCAGGAAGTAGAAGGAgcaggaagacataaaaattacCCTCAGTTTACACTTGCACAGGTCACCCCACCAAGCACGTACCCAAACACCATCCCCACAAGAGTCCTGAGAACAAGGCAGTCAAGCTGTTTCCAACCCAttatacaaaacagaaaactaaggctcagagagattgAGACTTACTCTAGACACTACAGTCAGGAAAAGACACATCGGGGACTGGACCCCAGTGAACTTTCTCCTATACTGGAGAAGAGGCACAAAGGCAGAGAAGGGAAAAGCTTCCTAGAAATGAAGGCAGAGAATCACAGAAATTTCCCATCCAATGATGCTCAAAGGATGCACCACATAACCTGCCTAGCACAGAATTGAGAATGCAGACCCAGAGAAGTAAATGAAATTTGTGCAGGTCACAATCAATTCCTGGGACTGTTCCTATTTCTGAATCAAACTCCTATTCTCTTTCCACTGCTCACTTTCAAGGCAACCCAGGAGGGCTGGAACTGTACAGTTGGAGCTCACCAAGTTCATCTTTTTCTGTGTTGCACCCAGGATTGTGGTGGGCATGtggagatatttaaaaaatcacttgtgGGCTGGGCATAGTGACACATGCATGTAAtttcagccactctggaggctgaggcaggagaatcacaagttcaaaggactatctcagaaaattagcaagcccctttctcaaaacaaaatgaagtttaaaaggggctggggctcaatggtagagcacttgcctagcatgtgaaaggtcctgggtttcattccTAGTATCATGGAGGGAGCAGGTATCACTTTTGAGTGATATCACTTTTGAGGACAAAGGTGTGAACCACACCCCCATACTGCTGGCTTGTTATATACTCTGCATTTACTAAATGAAGACGAAATGAGGGAGCAAGGAGGAATGAACATCTGCACGCCCCAGGTACATGTTAGCAGCTATATCTCATTTAAATGTCacaaaaagggggctggggtgtagctcagtggtagagtgcttgcctagtgcatgtgaggcactgaattcgatcctcagcactgcatagaaattaataaataaattatataaaactacggtgtccatctacaaccaaaaacttcttttcaatttctttaaaatgtcacaaaAAGTTCTCAAGCCAGGATTAATAGCCCCATTTTAAAGAAGAGACAACACAGGCTAATGAAGGTCAAAATGTGTTCCCAGGGTCACCCAGCTGGCAACCAAAAAGCCACGCTCGTCCAACTCCAGAGCACATGCCTCCCGCAACATGACCTGCCTTTCCTGCCTGCAACACCCACATCTCTCCCTGCACACCTACCACCTGGCCTCATGCCATGACCCTTGCTCCCCCAAGCTTTGCCCAGACTGATGAGtgctcttcttcccttttcctctctttttctctccattttccagCTAGCCTCTACTCTTCTCCAGTTGCACTGGCAACTTCAACTCCTTCAAACTCTGGGGACCCAAAGACCTCAATTCCTGAGGATTCAAACCTGTGTTCAGTCCGCCAGGCCTTGAAGGCAAACGTATTTCTCCCCTCTGCTCCACAGGGCAGTAGATAGACAAGCCCAGATCTCTCCTCCTTGATTTTCCTTAACTAACACTAAGCAGTGGGCCTGTTGGTTTCTTTTCCAAAGCTCATTGGCTGCCAAATCCAAATGCACACTGATGTATAGATTGAGTCACTTGTACATGTGTGCTCATTTGCTGACCCACACCCCAATTCCTCGGTAACCCTTTTGGAAGCAAAACTAAGTCCTCCATGACTTTGGGCACCCTCTCAGTCTCCCCCAGAGTTCCCATCTCTTGAGAGACTCCCCAGCCATGAGAGATGACAGGGTACCAGAACATCTGCCCAAGGACTCACACACACCCCAGAAATGATGGCTGAGAGATTGCCACATGCACGCTATGGGGCACAGGTAGGGGTAGGCGTGGTGATGTTTTGAGAACTTTTTGAGGGATGGGACTGAGAAAAGAATTGAAGAGAGACATGCAATGACAAGCCACCCAGCCCTGAGGGACTCCACCAGGGACGTGGGAGAAGGGATTTCAGGAGAGTGGGGAAAAACTGAAGCCTGGGAGGAGTACGGGGGAGTCACAGACAATGGGGAGGCGGGGTGATATGTTGAAAGCTGACAGGCAGCAGAGGAGGGGCCGAGGCTTTTTATGCAGCACAGAGAGGTGCAAGGGATGAGGGGCAGCCCTACTGAAGACAGACAGCAAAGGCAGCCCCCCGGAGCCACACATGCGCAGTGTGGGAGCAGAGCAGCCTGGCAGCAGAAAGCCAAAGGGGCACCTGCAGGAGCGAAGCAGTGGACGGTGTCTACTCTGTGCTGTGGGGTCCATCAGACCTGGGTCCCACTCTGACTGCCTGTCCCTAGCTGTGTGACCCAAGGCAGATCAGCAAGCCTCTTCAAGCATAggttttctcctttgtaaaactGGGACTCTATCTACCTTCCAAGGAAACTGCAAGGAGTAGATgataaagagaagaggaaggattCTTTCTCACCCTTGCCTTTGGAAAGACCCAGAAGCTGAAAGAATCAAGAAAACTGTGGAACAAGCCCCTGTTTCACTGGAAACAGTGAAAGGGCTAGAagagaaagtttaaatttttgaaatgaggTCATCTTGTAAGAGAAAGTTGTAGGGCCCATAATGCCCATAAACCTGTTATAGGGAAACCAGGGGACCATCAAGTAGAAGTGATGCTAGGCGCACAGAAGCTGAAGGAAGCTAAGGTTAAATGCAGGAGACCCTGCTTGCACTGCCGAATGCCTGCTACGCAGGGTGAGGACCAGCCCCAAGGGCTGACCACACTGGGACAGGCGTGGAAGCTGAGCTACACACTCAGACCCCCACCCCAGAAGTCCTTCCGGACTTGGGACTGAGCCATCTGGAACTGATTGTCCATGCTGGAGAACCTCACAGCACCCCCAGTTCCCCGTCCAATCCTGAAACAGAGCATTGATCAACTTGAAGACCTCCTGATCGAAAAGCTGATAAAACCAGGGCAGCAAGTCCAACAAAACCATGAGAGTTACACTGGACTTGAAGCAGGACCATCGGAGCACCAGGCTCATTATTGTGAAGCTATATCCTGTAAAGGGTAATGAGGGCAAGGCGACATTCTCAAGACACTCTTCCTTAGACCAAGAACTTTCCCAGCCCAGAAACACACATTTTGTCCAAGGTCAGAAGGAGTTAGAATTCTATTGAGCCAATGGTTGCTCTTCCTGTTTGCAACATCCTAAGATAAAAATCTCTGTAGCTGAGAAGCTGGTGGAATTAAATTTAGATTTCCAGAGTGACCCGCCCTGTCACAGACTCCTAGGAGGAGGAGCAGTTGGCAGACTTCCCCTGGGATCTCACCACCTGCGTGTCGCTCCCTCCTGTGGGCCTCCATCTGATGCATGGATGGGTCAGATTTGCTCTTCCCATAGGTATCTGCCTATGGGAAAGCCTGATCAGGGCAGGGTTGGAGTGCTCCAAGGTCCCCCACAAGTGGTCTCCCCAGTTCTCTTCCAGAGACAGTGAAAACTAGTAACTCACTCTTTCCATGAACATCAACAGACTTCTCACCTAGACCTagttccctccatccctcccctaGTCCTCTCTGATTGAGATAGTAAAGTCTTCTGAAAGGCCAAGGTCATATTTTCTGGAATAGCCCCAATTCCTGcctaggagaaggaagaggaagatgaccTTGGCCTGGCCTTGCCCTTGTACTTTTTCCCAGAGCTGACCTGAATTCCCTTAGAGCATCATACGCACATGAGTGATTCCAGGGTAATCAATCCACACCCTGAAATAGGTCTGGTGATCTTGGCTAGGCCCTTGACCTTTCCATGACTTTCTCCTTCCCTGGCATCATACCCTATTCTTCCCATAAAACATAAAGAGTAGAATTCCTTTTTTCTCAGGCTCTACCACATGAACTCTTAGGGCGGCAAAGATTTGGGAGTCCTCCATATACATATCCCCACCCACGTTCCACTCCCTCCCTCATCCTCCTGCTAGACAACTAGCCAGCCTCTGCTTGAAACTTGATAACTCTCCAAGTGGCCTCGCCCATCTCAAGATCAATAGAAAGGTGCTTCTGACATACAGCCAAATCTGCTATAGATCTCACATGTTCATCTGGGTCATCAGCTGGGGCTAACCCCCCTTTCCTATGGAAGCTCTTCAAATCTTTGCAATTAACTGTTCCATTACTCCCAAAGACTTCTCCCAGGCCCTCCCATCACCTTCATGTAGCCAGGTTTCTGATTCACTACCGCCATGGTCTGCTCCCAATAGGCTCCTATTTATCACTGTCCTCAGCATTCACAACCCCCAGAGTGGTCCAACTGCAGAACAAGCCCTCTTCCTGGATGCTCCTTTCCTGGTTCCCAGGGCTCTCTCCAGCAGCCACCACGCCCTATTGACTCATGTGTTCTCACTGTCAGCTGAACACTGTCAATCATGTTTATGTCCACAGCTGTCTGTCCACATCTTCCCTGCCTAGTCCTTGTGCACTcgttttttactttaaaaacaggACATTGCACTGTCTGCCCCCATCTTCTTCCCTTTGGGCAGTCCCTCTGTCCACCTGCCCTTTTCTCAGCCTTTCCCCAATGGGCCTGCTGCCAAGACAGGTGAGATGGGAAGAAATTTCTCAGAGTGACTGTCAGGTGTGCCTGGGAATGCAGTGTCTTTTCGATATGGGTTACAGTTGTGTTTGAATGAACCCCATATCCAAATTCCATCTTTATTCCTTTGGGGAACAAGAAGACAAGTCACAACTCTTACGTGACTCCTTTACTTGGACTCAGAAATCCCATATAGGATAAGGCGATGGCTTAactggatccattttaaaatttctaaatctttGTTTCTCTCAAGGTATCAATTAAAATGCCCCTGTCCTTGACCCCCACTCAGTTAGTAGACCTCAGCCCCTTGCCTCCCAGCCCAGGTTCTTCCATCCTGCTGTCCCTCTTGCTCACACACATTCACTGTGTCTTCTTCGTGTCTCTGAGCACCCTAGACCCCTGTCTACACCAGCCCCTACTCTCTTTCCCAGTCCTATTGTACTTTCCTGTCTTCCAGAAGTCTGTTGAGGTCAAACTTCCTTCCCCAGCACTGGTACCGACTGCTGGTCCCACCACTCCTGTCTGATGGGTCCACTGTGTCCTCAGGAGGCCTTGCTTCCACCCTTAGGCTAGGTGGTCCACAGAGGCACACACTCTGTCCTCTCCCCCATAATAGATAATCTGACTTGTGAGCACTTTAAGATTCAGAGACATGTTCATCCAACATTGCATTTCCAGTGCCTAGGCCACTGACTGTCACACAGTAGGAGCTTAATAAATGCCTTTTGAACAAACTTATAATTGACTTTTGAATGATGGGCCACTTTAAAGATTAGTAAGATTATGTCTACAAGGCTCTTCAAGATTACGTattacatgtaaaataaaaaataataaaagtaataaacctgaatttcccaaatatgaataatttcgaagaacataaaaaagttaaagaaaaaaaagaacacattttctgACCAAATGACATTTTGAGATCACAGAAAAATTTATTGTAGAAAGACCGGAAATGCCAAGCCCTTCAAGGTACACCTTTCAACCAGGAAATGATGAAGTCACAGCACTTTCCAAGGGACCCCCACACAGAGCCCATCAGAGGCCCTGACAGAATCATGGACATGGAGGTCGTCAGTAAGCCAGTCAAGGAGACTCCAGGCCACTTGCAAATGAAGGGGACTCCAGATCCTAGAAGCAAAACCAAACTCCTCTCTCAAGGCCACACGTTGGCTGACACTTTCCCCTGACAGCCCCCTCCAGCACATCTTTTATAAGACCCTAAAGTAGAAATCAAAGTCTCACAAAGTGCtcaaagagaacagaagtgaGAAGGAACTTGTAAGATCTGGAAAAGACCATTAAACCAccttggtgaaaaaaaaaaaaaaaggcagcttcCAGACTGGCTCAGGACTGGAACCCTCCCAAGTCAGATCCTCACATTCCTCAGGCTTCAGACCCTGGGCACCTAGATGGAGCCAAACGGGGCTGCAGATGCCCCACTCATTGGACCACTCTCTGCAGGCCCATAATGGAGCAGAGTGCAGGACGGGGCAGTCTTCCAAAGATGAAGCTGTCTGGAGGGTAGGACAGAAGCAGAACTTGATCATCTGTCCGTCATACCTCCTTCACTGCTAAGAACGGTCCTTCCTTTAGACAAGGACATGGGGTTTGACATTCTCCCATGTGGGACTGTAAACCAGGGAGATAATGCTTCTCCACACAGAGATTCAGAATCAGGACAGGCATGACCTGCAGGCTTCTCATGTAGTCAGTACATCAACCATCAACATTAAAGTATGAGGTTACAAAGAGGCAAGAACTGACCCCCAGTCTGATTTCCCCTTACCAAGTTAGGTAGCCTGGAAATCTGCTACTTGCCTATAGGGATCATTTTGTGAGCAACTCGGGGGATGGAATGTCGTTCATAGAGCTGCCAAGATTCAGGAAAGAAAGCCTGGGGTGGAGACGTTTGGTGAAACTGACATGCTCTCAATCACCCACCCTGCAGAAGCTCTGTGGGTTCTTTGTTCATCAACTATGTGCCTTAGTGTCCCCAGGGTAAGGAACAGGGACAGAGGAGGGGATCCGGAATGAGAATGTAACTGTGCCTTTGACCACAAGCCAGAGCCCTCCAAAGAGGGAGCTGCTACTTGGGCTTATCCACCCTGCTTCCCCAGCTAGAGTCAAATTTATTAGCACAACTGCTGAGACCCATCAGGAAAAGCTAAGTGAGAGGGAGTCACGAAGGGCATGGAGGGAGGCGACAGAAGAGCCAGGGGGCGCATCCTGTGTGTAAGTAGTGAGACACTCGCTGTGCTTCTTACTCCACGATTCGCTTGCGGGAGGTGTTGGTGGAGGTTTGGATGATCTGCACGCGCGAGGAGCCGCCGCCGTACTTGCTGCTACTTTTGCTGCTTCCTCCATAGCTCCCGCCGCTGCCGCTCCCATAGCTACCTCCACTGCCGCCTAGGGCGCGCCCTCCTCCGTAACTTGCCCCACTGCCTCCGCGGGAGCTGCTGCCACCACCGCCACTATAACCTCCGCCACTGTAGCCACCGCCGCCGCCACTGTAGCCACCGCTGCCGCCACTATGGCCACCGCCGCCGCCACTGTAGCCACCACTTGTGGTTATCTGGCTACTCTGCACCGCTGTTGAG encodes:
- the Krt1 gene encoding keratin, type II cytoskeletal 1 is translated as MSRQCSSRSVCRSGRGFSSGSAGIVSFHRRSTSSSVRRSGGGGGRISGGFCGGGGGGGAGGGFGSRSLVNLGGSKSISISVAGGGRSGFGGGSFGGGGFGGGGFGGGGFGGGGFGGGGFGGFGSGGGIGGGGFGSGGGFGGGGYGGGGYGGGFGPVCPPGGIQEVTINQSLLQPLNVEIDPEIQKVKSREREQIKTLNNQFASFIDKVRFLEQQNQVLQTKWELLQQVDTSTRTHNLEPYFENYIANLRRKVDQLKGDQSRMDSELKNMQDLVEDYRNKYEDEINKRTNAENEFVTIKKDVDGAYMNKVDLQAKVDNLQQEIDFLTTLYQAELSQMQTHISETNVILSMDNNRSLDLDSIIAEVKAQYEDIAQRSKAEAEALYQTKYEELQITAGKHGDSVKNSKMEISELNRVIQRLRSEIDNVKKQISHLQQSISDAEQRGENALKDAQNKLNELEDALQQAKEDLARLLRDYQELMNTKLALDMEIATYRTLLEGEESRMSGECAPNVSVSVSTSHTSISGSSSRGGGGYGSGGGGYGSGGGGYGSGGGSYGSGGGGGGGSYGSGGGSYRSGGGGGGGGGSYGSGGSSGGHRGGSGGGGGSSGGRGSGGGSSGGSYSSSGGRGSSSGGVKSSGGSSSVKFESTSYSRGSR